In a single window of the Notamacropus eugenii isolate mMacEug1 chromosome 4, mMacEug1.pri_v2, whole genome shotgun sequence genome:
- the LRATD2 gene encoding protein LRATD2, translated as MGNQVEKLTHLSYKEVPTADPTGLDRDDGPRIGVSYIFSNDDEEMEQQQGPGQDAGDLQDLPEEQLQTPLPAPQQPYDPRLYEVECSVYYRDECIYQKSFSSGPAALSTYTPENLLNRCKPGDLVEFVSQAQYPHWAVYVGDFQVVHLHRLEVSNSFLTDASQGRRGRVVNELYRYKPLSPSTVVRNALAQVGAKERELSWRNSESFAAWCRYGKREFKIGGELRIGKQPYRLQIQLSAQRSHTLEFQSLEDLIMEKRRNDQIGRAAVLQELATHLHPVDPEEGDGEPARTTIEPLELPTLAPTRSPSLHHSKAAH; from the coding sequence ATGGGCAACCAGGTGGAGAAACTGACCCACCTAAGTTACAAAGAAGTTCCCACAGCTGATCCCACGGGCTTGGACCGGGACGATGGTCCCCGAATTGGAGTTTCTTACATATTTTCCAATGACGACGAAGAGATGGAACAACAGCAGGGACCCGGGCAGGACGCAGGGGATTTACAGGACCTTCCCGAGGAGCAGCTGCAGACACCGCTGCCAGCTCCACAGCAGCCTTATGATCCCCGCCTCTACGAGGTGGAATGTTCTGTATATTACCGGGACGAGTGCATCTATCAGAAGAGCTTTTCCTCGGGGCCGGCCGCCCTTAGCACCTACACCCCCGAGAATCTACTGAACAGGTGCAAGCCAGGGGACCTGGTGGAGTTTGTTTCCCAGGCCCAGTACCCACACTGGGCAGTGTACGTGGGTGACTTCCAGGTGGTGCATTTGCACAGACTGGAGGTGAGTAACAGCTTTTTGACGGACGCCAGCCAGGGCCGTCGGGGCAGGGTGGTGAACGAGCTGTACCGCTACAAGCCCCTCAGCCCCAGCACGGTGGTGCGCAACGCGTTGGCGCAGGTGGGCGCTAAGGAGCGGGAGCTGAGCTGGCGCAACTCGGAGAGCTTCGCCGCCTGGTGCCGCTATGGCAAGCGGGAGTTCAAGATTGGCGGGGAGCTGCGGATCGGCAAGCAGCCGTACCGGCTGCAGATTCAGCTCTCGGCCCAGCGCAGCCACACGCTGGAGTTTCAGAGCCTGGAGGACCTAATCATGGAGAAGCGACGGAACGATCAGATTGGGCGCGCCGCCGTGCTGCAGGAACTAGCCACGCATCTGCACCCAGTGGACCCCgaggaaggggatggggagcCCGCCCGGACTACCATCGAGCCTTTGGAGCTCCCCACTTTGGCACCGACTCGTTCTCCCTCACTGCACCACTCGAAGGCTGCACACTGA